One Acanthochromis polyacanthus isolate Apoly-LR-REF ecotype Palm Island chromosome 6, KAUST_Apoly_ChrSc, whole genome shotgun sequence DNA segment encodes these proteins:
- the LOC110956928 gene encoding CMRF35-like molecule 1 — MLHILLPLYIVLLIPIMRTSGICAGIFKAPVLCFLWLTKHTVVSVQLSAPDVVTGTYNGSVTISCQYDLQFKENTKYWCKGPVYELCAIVVKTPKNKFNDRSSIVDDKEAGVFTVTMTSLRKTDEDRYWCVIARPGRNIFKRVKLLISNAVATTPTTTQNNSLLILEQEQTSWWAALRWILFILMLCCLASMHFIVWRINAAKKIHLRQHFPIRTIT; from the exons ATGTTGCACATTTTGCTTCCGCTTTACATTGTCCTTCTCATTCCCATCATGAGGACGTCGGGGATCTGTGCTGGGATCTTTAAAG CTCCAGTTCTCTGTTTCTTGTGGCTCACGAAGCACACAGTGGTCTCAGTGCAGCTATCGGCTCCAGACGTGGTAACAGGAACATACAATGGATCCGTGACAATCTCTTGTCAGTACGACCTTCAgttcaaagaaaacacaaagtactGGTGCAAAGGGCCGGTATATGAGCTGTGTGCGATAGTtgtgaaaacaccaaaaaacaaatttaacgACCGGAGCTCCATCGTGGATGATAAGGAAGCAGGAGTcttcactgtaaccatgacttCACTCAGAAAAACAGATGAGGATAGGTACTGGTGCGTCATTGCCAGACCTGGAAGGAACATCTTCAAGCGTGTCAAGCTCCTCATCTCCAACGCAG TGGCGACCACACCAACCACCACACAAAACAACTCATTACTGATACTGGAACAAGAACAAACAAG CTGGTGGGCGGCTCTACGTTGGATcctctttattttaatgttgtgcTGTTTGGCATCAATGCATTTCATTGTGTGGAGGATAAATGCtgcaaagaaaatacatttacgACAACATTTTCCCATCAGAACTATAACATGA
- the mfsd4ab gene encoding major facilitator superfamily domain-containing protein 4B — protein MFVDERIVTLFKRNAHHTLTYWSVFFSFGLCIAFLGPTILDLQCQTNSTLSQITWVFFAQQFCLLIGSSVGGVFKRTLFSALAALFVSALIISVIFAIIPACNNVLVLAIAMAVSGLAMGIIDTIANIQLVTIYQKDSAVFLQALHFFIGFGALVSPLIADPFLSETGCGNHTGNETEIIHHFRNMLRNSPIAEHNITQSHSSHEGGEEESSVHYAFWIMALINLPVPIAVLFLMYREQLIPCCPSGTPRLLDKDELAMEHQQGAEGPDVEQREQEAGGHGSIFSCCQNDNLRGLPVSFFMIHILGGLVLFMTDGIVGAYAGFVYTYAVASPISLPHKTAGYLASIFWAAITAGRLLSIPLSYRFQPVRLLMVNLAGAIVTVLMLLIFYTSSIFLFVGTCLCGLFLSSIFPCMLAYTEDILDYQGCATSVLVTSAGMGEMVMQVLVGSIIQSKGSYSFLLCGMIVACIGFIVFIGLLLFHRMHRNYLTGTSKKSAMVEEPAAEQQNGSAVPEQKEDKEIS, from the exons ATGTTTGTGGATGAGCGGATTGTGACTTTGTTCAAAAGGAATGCCCATCACACGCTGACTTACTGGAGCGTTTTCTTCAGCTTCGGTCTCTGCATTGCTTTTCTTGGACCTACAATTTTGGACTTGCAGTGTCAAACAAACTCGACCCTTAGTCAGATCACCTGGGTGTTCTTCGCCCAGCAGTTCTGCTTGTTGATTGGCAGCTCTGTCGGTGGCGTTTTCAAGAGAAC GTTGTTCAGCGCTTTAGCTGccttgtttgtttctgctcttatCATCTCTGTGATATTTGCCATCATCCCTGCGTGCAACAATGTCCTCGTGCTGGCGATTGCCATGGCTGTGTCTGGTTTGGCAATGGGCATTATTGACACCATTGCTAACATCCAGCTGGTGACCATCTATCAGAAGGACTCTGCTGTGTTCttacag GCTCTTCATTTCTTCATTGGGTTCGGCGCCCTGGTGAGCCCACTGATTGCAGATCCTTTCCTCTCAGAGACAGGCTGTGGGAATCACACAGGGAACGAGACTGAGATCATACATCATTTCAGGAACATGCTGAGAAACAGTCCGATTGCAGAGCACAATATAACTCAGAGCCACTCGTCCCATGAGGGAGGGGAAGAGGAGTCCAGTGTGCACTACGCCTTCTGGATCATGGCACTTATTAAT CTGCCTGTGCCCATAGCGGTCCTGTTTCTGATGTACCGTGAGCAGCTGATCCCATGCTGTCCCAGCGGCACGCCACGTCTTTTGGACAAGGATGAACTAGCGATGGAGCACCAGCAGGGGGCCGAGGGTCCAGATGTGGAGCAGAGGGAACAGGAAGCTGGAG GTCATGGGAGTATCTTTAGCTGCTGTCAGAATGATAACCTGCGCGGGCTGCCGGTATCCTTCTTTATGATTCATATCCTCGGTGGGCTGGTGCTCTTTATGACCGATGGTATTGTG GGGGCCTACGCCGGCTTTGTGTACACCTACGCTGTGGCATCACCGATCTCGTTGCCTCATAAGACAGCGGGTTACCTGGCCAGTATCTTTTGGGCGGCCATCACTGCTGGACGTCTGTTATCCATCCCTCTCTCATACCGTTTCCAGCCTGTGAGACTGCTCATGGTCAACCTG gCAGGAGCTATTGTCACTGTGCTGATGCTGCTCATTTTCTACACCAGCAGCATCTTTCTGTTTGTCGGGACCTGTTTATGCgggctgttcctcagcagcataTTCCCCTGCATGCTCGCCTATACTGAAGACATTCTTGATTACCAGG GATGCGCAACCTCAGTCCTGGTGACAAGTGCAGGGATGGGAGAGATGGTGATGCAGGTTCTGGTTGGCTCA ATTATTCAGTCTAAAGGCAGTTACAGCTTCCTGCTGTGTGGGATGATAGTCGCCTGCATTGGCTTCATCGTCTTCATTGGCCTCCTGCTGTTCCATCGAATGCACAGAAATTACCTCACAG GAACATCGAAAAAATCCGCCATGGTGGAAGAACcggcagcagagcagcagaacgGGTCGGCCGTGCCAGAACAGAAAGAGGACAAAGAGATCAGCTGA